The following proteins are co-located in the Pseudomonas sp. DY-1 genome:
- the sbcD gene encoding exonuclease subunit SbcD produces the protein MRILHTSDWHLGQHFMGKTRQAEHQAFCRWLIEQVREREVDAVLVAGDVFDTGAPPSYAREQYNQFIVELRDTGASLVVLGGNHDSVAMLGESRTLLAQLDTRVVPAVGVEPDEQLLVLKRRTGEPGAILCAIPFIRPRDVLLSQAGQSAADKQLSLQQAIQDHYQKLFALAEQRRAELGGGLPIVATGHLTTVGASASESVREIYVGALEAFPTSAFPAADYIALGHIHRPQKVGGLEHIRYCGSPIPLSFDEARQQKEVLLVELDSIGLHKVEALAVPRFQALYSLRGSLSELPALFAEVARDGSSQQPVWVEVQISTDDYLSDLQARLAALCDGLPVEVLRIRRERGATQAGLQREARETLDELYPEEVFDKRLESEELDQTLRQQLQGLHRDVLAELQEGQA, from the coding sequence ATGCGCATTCTCCATACCTCTGACTGGCACTTGGGCCAGCACTTCATGGGCAAGACCCGACAGGCCGAGCACCAGGCTTTCTGCCGCTGGTTGATCGAGCAGGTACGTGAGCGCGAGGTCGACGCTGTGCTGGTCGCTGGCGATGTGTTCGATACTGGCGCGCCGCCCAGCTACGCCCGCGAGCAGTACAACCAGTTCATCGTCGAACTGCGGGACACCGGTGCCAGCTTGGTGGTGCTTGGCGGCAACCACGATTCGGTGGCGATGCTTGGCGAAAGCCGCACGTTGCTTGCGCAGCTGGATACGCGCGTGGTGCCGGCAGTTGGCGTCGAACCGGACGAGCAGCTGCTGGTGCTCAAGCGCCGCACCGGTGAACCGGGCGCGATTCTCTGCGCCATCCCCTTCATCCGCCCGCGCGATGTGCTGCTGAGCCAGGCCGGACAGAGTGCAGCGGACAAGCAGCTGTCCTTGCAGCAGGCGATCCAGGACCACTATCAGAAACTCTTTGCCCTGGCCGAGCAGCGCCGCGCCGAACTGGGCGGTGGCCTGCCCATCGTCGCCACCGGCCACCTGACCACCGTGGGCGCCAGCGCAAGCGAGTCGGTGCGGGAAATCTACGTCGGTGCGCTGGAAGCCTTCCCCACCAGCGCTTTCCCGGCGGCGGACTACATCGCCCTCGGACATATCCACAGGCCGCAGAAGGTAGGGGGGCTGGAACACATCCGCTATTGCGGCTCCCCCATTCCGTTGTCTTTCGATGAGGCTCGACAGCAGAAGGAAGTGTTGCTGGTGGAGCTGGACAGCATTGGACTGCACAAGGTGGAAGCCCTGGCAGTGCCGCGCTTCCAGGCCCTCTACTCGCTGCGTGGCAGTCTGTCGGAGTTGCCGGCCCTGTTCGCCGAGGTGGCGCGGGATGGCAGCTCGCAGCAGCCGGTCTGGGTGGAAGTGCAGATCAGTACGGACGACTACCTCAGCGACCTCCAGGCACGTCTGGCGGCACTCTGCGACGGTCTGCCGGTGGAGGTGTTGCGCATCCGCCGCGAGCGCGGTGCAACCCAGGCCGGCCTGCAGCGCGAGGCACGGGAAACCCTTGATGAGCTGTATCCGGAAGAGGTGTTCGACAAGCGTCTGGAAAGCGAGGAGCTGGACCAGACGCTGCGGCAGCAGCTTCAAGGGCTGCACCGCGACGTGCTGGCCGAGTTGCAGGAGGGCCAGGCATGA
- a CDS encoding TAXI family TRAP transporter solute-binding subunit, with translation MQRIFRDIKIMLLANLWLIPVMAALIGALFYFVAPPPPMHARLATGGPSGGYNAFGEKLKEELAKQGFELKLVRSTGSLDNLAKLQSGEVDIALVQSGQELTLNAKQRENLHGLGVMYQEPLWLFKRKELDIDSMADLLQLRIAIGAPNSGTRSVSDAILAANQISPERYPPQWQPISGSPAANALLVGELDAGFFLGPAESAVVQRLAASPELDLVSLRRSAAYRARLPYLTKLEVGEGLLNLSSNSPSRDIRTLAPVATLVANDEFHPSLTPLILEAAREVMKNGTLLDPPGTYPAAKPQTLSSLSEADYYYEKGLPILQRYLPFRIASLADRYIILLIPLLVIMIPLTKAVGPIYRWRIRARIYRWYKYLREIDRKLDSNTPPGQLAAQIDELETLERRLAKVEVPLSYSNELYDLHVHLRYVIERLQALQRRQAAEEQVG, from the coding sequence ATGCAACGCATATTTCGTGACATCAAGATCATGCTCCTGGCCAACCTCTGGCTGATCCCGGTGATGGCGGCGCTTATTGGTGCGCTCTTCTACTTCGTCGCGCCACCGCCGCCCATGCACGCACGGTTGGCCACCGGCGGCCCCTCGGGCGGCTACAACGCCTTTGGCGAAAAGCTCAAGGAGGAGCTGGCCAAGCAGGGCTTCGAGCTGAAGCTGGTGCGCAGTACCGGCTCGCTGGACAACCTGGCCAAGCTGCAAAGCGGCGAAGTGGATATCGCCCTGGTCCAGAGTGGCCAGGAACTCACCCTGAATGCGAAACAGCGCGAGAATCTGCACGGCCTCGGCGTGATGTACCAGGAGCCGCTCTGGCTGTTCAAACGCAAGGAACTGGACATCGACAGCATGGCCGACCTGCTTCAGCTACGAATCGCGATCGGCGCACCGAACAGCGGCACCCGCTCGGTCAGCGACGCGATCCTCGCCGCCAACCAGATCAGCCCCGAACGCTACCCGCCACAGTGGCAGCCCATCAGCGGCAGCCCGGCAGCCAATGCCCTGCTCGTCGGCGAGCTGGACGCCGGCTTCTTCCTCGGCCCGGCGGAAAGCGCAGTGGTGCAGCGCCTGGCGGCCAGTCCGGAGCTGGACCTGGTCAGCCTGCGCCGCAGCGCTGCCTATCGCGCCCGCCTGCCCTACCTGACCAAGTTGGAGGTGGGCGAAGGCTTGCTCAATCTCTCCAGCAACAGCCCTTCGCGGGACATCCGAACCCTGGCTCCGGTGGCCACCCTGGTAGCGAACGACGAGTTCCACCCCTCGCTCACGCCGCTGATCCTCGAAGCAGCCCGCGAAGTCATGAAGAACGGCACCCTGCTCGATCCGCCCGGCACCTATCCGGCTGCCAAACCGCAGACGCTCTCAAGCCTGAGCGAAGCCGACTACTACTACGAGAAGGGGTTGCCGATCCTGCAGCGCTATCTGCCCTTCCGCATCGCCTCGCTGGCCGACCGCTACATCATCCTGCTGATCCCGCTGCTGGTGATCATGATCCCGCTGACCAAGGCGGTAGGCCCGATCTACCGCTGGCGCATCCGCGCGCGTATTTACCGCTGGTACAAGTACCTGCGCGAAATCGACCGCAAACTGGACTCCAACACGCCACCGGGTCAGCTCGCTGCACAGATCGACGAGCTGGAAACACTGGAACGGCGCCTGGCCAAGGTGGAAGTGCCGCTGTCCTATTCCAACGAGCTGTATGACCTGCACGTGCACCTGCGCTATGTGATTGAACGGCTGCAGGCGCTGCAGAGACGACAGGCAGCCGAAGAGCAGGTCGGGTAA